aaaatatggctcaaatgcctgtttttaagcattttcaaaaaatcataaaaaatataagcaaaatgatatttgaaaaattctttttgcagttactattatttttgtttgaagaaactttttgcatcaaaaaatttaagttttcaagacgaggaaaaaagttttttttttaaatttcaaagttgatttacacaaattcgtccttttcaataagtactgaatgggtaaagaaatgtattgtatcattcaaacggcattgaaattacctttccattgatgcctatagtttacaagaagtaaattcaagttatgagtatacttaacttttattttgtcaaaatacttatgccgaccactgtagaGTGGGCATGGAGATGGAGTAAGATGCGATTGAAAAAGGATACTGTTTTTAACTGGGTGGACCGAGGTATTACATTTTCAGCACTCTCCTGTCTGGAAATAAGCTATACAATgttctaaatacaaaatatacccacaaataaattcttttaaatataaaaaaatttaaaagttgacagaataaattaaataaatatatttctgtACTTACATTATTATTtcacatatttaaattattattatttaataataataattatttttaattgggtAAATTCTCAATTAATACACTCTTTTAAAGATTTGCCCtaagaatttatttaagttgtactttaattttttttaaatattataagagttcctataaattattaataaattattaatttacaatacttaaagtttttattttggtaACTTCTAATATGATGAACATATTCATttgcaataatttttttaagagtTCCTCTACTAATTTTTAGAGTTCTTACTAAATTACCATACTATACctttccttatttatttatgtaatcATAACTGTATAATATTTATCTAAATAAAAATTGCTCATTATATTAATATCTTTACATTAATTGGgtagtaaaataaattataatattagcataaactaaaattaaattaacgtCCACTCTAGTGAAAACTCTTATTTCTGTGGAAAAGGAACCGGACATCAAGAAAGGCACAAGTGTGCAACTTGTATGCGGCACATTCTTAATCCGGGTTTTTGTCATTACACTTTCCACTTTATTTCCGTTCGCTCGCAGATTTGCGTTGTAAGCactgccccgccccctttgATCCCGCCCCCAATCCGCTCTTCACTGTGAATTAGGCAGATTTTCTCCTTTCGTATTtcccatttgttttttttctgccatttttttttcaacacCATATCTATCTTTATTTCCCTCGTTTTCGGCCAGCAAAGAGGAGCAATTGGAAATAATGCAGTGAGGACAGATGAGCACAAAGACAAGGCACTGGGGCAGTGGGAAATTGAGATGCAGGGACTTAAAACTGGCCAAGACCCGAGCAAAAGGGAAAAGGGGCCGAAAGTTTGGACTGAGCCTTAAGCTGCTTGCCGGCAGAGACTGCAGTTCGGGGCTTAAATGCAGCCAACTGCAAACTCAAATGCCATCAGCTGTCGGGTTGAGAACGAGTATCAGGTATGTTAACCTGCGATATCGAAGGGTTTTATTTCGGTGACAAAGCAAGCACAAAACAATGTGCATCAACAGTTAAAATTATGATCCGAAAAATGCATTAGCACTCAGTTCTCACCTTCCGATAGTTTGGAATAGCAAATTTATTCCAACgctcttaaaaaatattgaactaaaagcatttttaagcgtagtattttattaataaaataataatctatATACATAAAACAAAACGAGAAGGTATTGTTTCATGAATACACAGctatgcaaatatttttatggcaCACTATTTATCATGGGTGAGTACAACGAGTATTGAAGCTATTGTTTTTCATAACGTGTTAAAATTGCATAGATATCGGGAATATTAAATCTATATAGAGGCTTATAAGTTAACTAACGGTTAATAGGATAGCATATGTATACTCATGGTAGGGTTGGGAAAACATCTCTAGGGGGCACCATCGATAGTTTTAGCTATCGATAGTGGCCACAATCAATATTATCGAAACTATCGAAAATCAGAAagaataaacaaaaaattttgaaaacgaaagaaaattaaaaaacgtaAACGTAAAACATTCAATGTCGAGCATTAATGTTTAAGATACCAAGTGTTCCATATAATATAGAGAACCAGACTGCTTTATTCCTCAAAAATACCGAAAATCAcataaaacttaaaattttttctgaGCAATACTATCGATAATGGGCCAAAACAACTCATTTGTAAGCCATCGATAGTATTGATAGTGCTATCGATCGTAATAACTCTACAAAATTGAATGAAATTAATGCAAAATGTGCTATGTATCCTAACGTAGGatacatttaataatttacTTGACTCGGTTGAATATGCAACGCCTGCAATTgatttttccaaaaatcaGCTGTCAAATTCCTATCAACTTGTCTAAATTATTTGGCTGTTTACCCCCCCACCAAAATCATACGTGTCCCGCAGGGCAAACGTTAATTCGATTTGAGGGCATATCTCAACTCgctatatatatttgtacaCATATATGTGTTCCAGCAGATCCTGTTCCCCGAGTGGCAACCTCAATTTACCCATTTCGACAGTCCCGATGGCATAAGCGAATTCATCCATTAAAGCTGCCAGCAGCGTACATAAAGCCAAACAATTCCCCTAACTACCCAAATTGATCAATTTCAATTCACTGCAAATAGCCTGGGCGTGATTTGTTGGGGTGGCTCGGTGGCCCGTAATGTCGCCCCTGGTTGGTAATGTTTGGcaatataaaaactttttgtacttttacGATATAGGAGCTATGGTCTCACTCTCTCTCgctataacaaaaaaaaataaaatataaaacgaGAACGACACCTTTGCCAAAGTAGCTTACTACAAATTTGTCAAAGCCGGGCAGCAAATCGAAAACAAAAACGTGAAGCCAAGTACAAACTCCAATCGCAGGCAATAGCACGCACAGAAGGCGAAGTTTGCATTTCGAATAGCAAGTTCCCTGCTGCTGAGTGGATTTTTTCTGTGTGTGGTGCCATAAGTTTGAGTTTAGAGAATGGTCAACTATCTGGGCAATGGACTTGTGACCTATGGACTATTTCTGAGCCTTCCTGTGAGAATGTTGATGTATGCGGTCTTCATTTACCTGGCCAATGTGGCGGCCCTGTTGCAATTGATCCAGGAACTTTTGATCCTAatgctgcaactgcaactggtGGCGATCAGATACATGTACCATCCCCGGCCCTTTGTGGGTACACCATTTCGAGAGAGCCTTCTGGACACCATGCAGTTCCTCATGAGCGGATGGAGCTTGCTGCTGCACTTGCTCGCCCAATCCTTGAGCGTCCCGTGCGCCGTTCTGGGACGACTCAGCCGGGTTTTCCGCATCTGCGCCCGTAGTCGCACCTGGGCGACCATGCTGCAGACCAACTGAAGAACTTTGGAAACCCTGGAAACCCTGGAAAACCCCCAACGCTGAAAAATTATCCTGCGAGAGCAATAAACGTTCCCAAGTGAATGAAATTTAATGCTCATTTTGTGGACTCAAATCCGCATTCTTTAGCGAGGTACTTGATGAACAGGAGGGTATTTGGGTACATGGCAACATTGtcagaaaatgaaaaaaaaatttatatttaaactaGCTTTGTGCaccttttaaaatcaaatatattcTACTGGAAAATTGGCAGTAgaatatgaaatatatatttatctatACATATAAAACTATCGTTTATGAGTTGAGAATCAATATTTAGCCAAAACCAATAAAGATATAGTACTTAAAATTGTCGGTGTATTTTGTGAAGATGGTATCTGTTTATTATTTTGACGTTTTGAAAATTGGTTTATTAGGCTTGAtcttaaaacaa
This region of Drosophila subpulchrella strain 33 F10 #4 breed RU33 unplaced genomic scaffold, RU_Dsub_v1.1 Primary Assembly Seq354, whole genome shotgun sequence genomic DNA includes:
- the LOC119560657 gene encoding uncharacterized protein LOC119560657, which codes for MVNYLGNGLVTYGLFLSLPVRMLMYAVFIYLANVAALLQLIQELLILMLQLQLVAIRYMYHPRPFVGTPFRESLLDTMQFLMSGWSLLLHLLAQSLSVPCAVLGRLSRVFRICARSRTWATMLQTN